Within the Catalinimonas niigatensis genome, the region ACCGGCAAAAGTTCTGACTACTTTTACCCCACCTTCTACATTTAATTCTTCTGCTTCCTCTTCAGTAAGGGTTTGAAAATCAGCGCCCAGTTCTTCTAATGCTTCCACTCTGGTACTTGATGCAATTTTGGCAGTACCTTCCAGGGTTTTGAGCTCCATAGTATAGTTCTGGCGTTCGCCATTACGCAATACTATTACTTCTACTTCATCACCAGGACGTTTTCTACCGATGTAAGAAAGTAAGTCAGAGGTCTGGTTGATCTTTTTGTTATCTACCTGTACAATGACGTCACCTTTCTCTATGCCTGCGGCTGCGGCAGAACCACTTTCTACCAATTCAGCTACGTACACTCCCTGATTGGTATTCAGATCATATTCTTCTGCCAAAGCAGCATTTACTTCCTGAATGCTTACGCCCAGGAATCCTCTCTGCACACTTCCAAACTCTTTCAAATCGCTTACTACTTTGGTCGCGATATTGGATGGAACAGCAAAAGCATAGCCTGCATAAGCTCCTGTAGGACTGGCAATGGCGGAGTTAATGCCTACCATATCGCCATCCATATTCACCAGGGCACCGCCACTGTTTCCGGGGTTCACCGCGGCATCCGTCTGAATAAATGATTCAATCGCATACTGCTGGTCACGAAGAATATTGATATTTCTTCCGGTGGCACTTACAATACCAGCGGTAACGGTTGAATTTAATCCTCTGAAAGGGTTACCAATAGCCGCCACCCATTGTCCTACCTTTACATCTTCAGAGTTAGCAAATTTCAGGAATGGCAATGCTTCCTCATCAATTTTGATCAGCGCCAGGTCCGTAGTAGGGTCAGTACCCACTACAGTAGCTACATAGCTTCTGTTGTCTACCAATACCACAGTGAGTTCATCAGCATCGGCCACTACGTGGTTGTTGGTAATGATGAATCCATCTTCACTGATAATAACTCCTGAACCTGAACCCATTCTGGGGCCACGTTGCTGTTGTTGAGGCAATTGATCACCAAAGAAATCCCTGAAAAACTCAG harbors:
- a CDS encoding Do family serine endopeptidase; this encodes MKNIITPVISAVIASLLTIAAFYFFAGDKLGQQHQQDSDAFPAYAASYYDNESTSAPDTPFDFTLAAEKATPAVVHITSTQEAVARNDQQQQQIPEFFRDFFGDQLPQQQQRGPRMGSGSGVIISEDGFIITNNHVVADADELTVVLVDNRSYVATVVGTDPTTDLALIKIDEEALPFLKFANSEDVKVGQWVAAIGNPFRGLNSTVTAGIVSATGRNINILRDQQYAIESFIQTDAAVNPGNSGGALVNMDGDMVGINSAIASPTGAYAGYAFAVPSNIATKVVSDLKEFGSVQRGFLGVSIQEVNAALAEEYDLNTNQGVYVAELVESGSAAAAGIEKGDVIVQVDNKKINQTSDLLSYIGRKRPGDEVEVIVLRNGERQNYTMELKTLEGTAKIASSTRVEALEELGADFQTLTEEEAEELNVEGGVKVVRTFAGKFRQQGIRPGFIITGIAGKPVRSVEDLTEVVENERGGVLVEGIYPDSADEKQYYGMPL